AAGCATAAGCTTTAGAAAAAAATTACACTTTACTATAAAAAATAAAAATATCTGAATTTTCTGTTTAATAAAATTTTGTTTGCAATCTCTCCAGCTTATAATCATAACTTTTTTAGCACAAAAAAGTGTTTTTAAAATAAAGGGAGGCAACACGATGAAAAGAAAAGTAGGTATTAGCGGCACTGGAAGAATTGGCCGGATGTTGATTAGACAAATTTTATCTGTTGCAAACAGTCAATTGAAACTAGAAGCTATCAACTCTACTTATCCTGCAGAAACAGTCGCTCATTTATTAAAATATGATACTGTTCATGGAACCTGGAATGCAGATGTTTCCGTACAAAATGGGAATCTCTTAATTAATGGAAACGTTATTCAAATGGTATCTGAGCGTGAACCAGAAAATATTCCATGGGGATCAATGAATATAGAGATTGTGATGGATGCCACCGGGCAGTTCAATCACCGGCAGGGGGCACAAAAACATCAGGCCGCAGGGGCATCTCATGTGATTGTAACAGCTCCTGGAAAACAGATGGATTTAACCGTCGTTATGGGTGTGAATGACCACCTGCTGGATCTTTCAAAGCATACTATTTTATCTGCTGCTTCTTGCACAACAAATTGTGTTGCCCCACTTTTAAATATTTTGGATCAGGCTTTTCAAGTAAAAAGAGGATGGTTGACAACAGTTCATGCCTTTACGTCTGATCAGAAACATATAGATAACCCTCATAAAGATTTGAGAAGAGCAAGAGCCTGTACACAATCCATTGTTCCCACAACAACGGGGGTTGGAAAGGCCCTTGTGGATGTGCTTCCACACCTTGCGCCTTATGTGGAGGGAATCTCTGTACGTGTTCCTACTCAAGATGTCTCTTTAGCCGATCTTACTGTTCAAGTGTCACGAGAGGTATCGATAGACGAAATAAAATCAGTTTTTTACGCAGCTGCACATGAAAATCGCTATGTTAAATACATACAGGAACCTTTAGTATCAGCAGATTTCATTGGTTGTGACAAGTCAGCAGTTGTTGATGGGCTTTCTATCATGACTGCGGAAAACCAAATAAAAGTACTCGCCTGGTATGATAACGAATGGGCTTATGCCTGCAGAGTCATTGATTTGGCTCAAGCGGTTCATGAAAGGATGGAGAAAGCATGGTCGTTTCAGTAAGAGAGGTAGCATTAGGCGCTATTATATGTGACCGTTGTGGAAAGCTTATAGATACCGTAGATACGAATAAAGTTCATATCTATTATTCTCGTTGCAAAGATGAACAATGCAACAACCAAAAACAAAAATAAAAAAACGTAAAATCGAAAGAAAAAGACAGGCGAGGTGTTTTCATTAGATTTATGAAAAAGCTTATATTCATTCAGTAGATTTTAAACACAAAGGTGATAAAAAGATGAACGATCATCTATCTGATTTACGTGCTCGGGTCGAAAAAAAAGCTGAAATGATTTATTTGGGAAATCAAAATAGCTTAACATCTCCAGAGGTTATTAAAGCCAGTCAGCAGCTGGATTGCCTACTCAACAAACTTTGGTATGAAGAAAATAGATTTCCTCCGGATAGGGACAGCGACCTTCTAGTAAAACCATCCTTTTTATCAGTCGAAGGAATGGTTTTCCATAGATATAGATCAAATAATAGGCGTCATTACAAAAAATAAAAAACGAATCTAAAAGAAGCCGAATAGGTGATGAGAATGAGAAAAACCAAAATCGTTTGTACGATAGGACCTGCCAGTGAAGATCCACTTGTATTAAAAAAACTAATTTTATCAGGAATGAACGTTGCAAGGCTAAATTTTTCTCATGGTTCCCATGAGGAACATGGAGCGCGAATCGATAATATTCGCACATGCGCAAAAGAATTGGGTCGTCCTGTGGCGATTATGCTGGATACGAAAGGACCGGAAATACGGACCGGTATGGTACAGACTGGTCAGCTTCTTTTAAACAGTGGAGACCACTTAACTTTAACTACAGAACAAATAGAAGGAACTCAGGAAAAAATCAGTATTACATATGAGCAATTGCCACAAGATGTTCATCCTGGTGCAACCATTTTGCTTGATGATGGCCTGATAGAATTGAAAGTTTTAGACACCCAGCCGACAGAGGTTCAATGTTTAGTCATCAATGGAGGCACCCTTAAAAATCGTAAAGGGGTTAATGTTCCGGGGATTTCCGTTAATCTACCCAGTATTACGGAAAAAGATATCGCTGATATTACTTTTGGAATCCAAAAGAATGTTGATTTTATTGCTGCCTCTTTTATCCGAAAGGCTGCCGACGTACTTCAGATTAAGCAAATCCTAGAAGACCATTCTTCAAGCATAGCTGTTATTGCCAAAATAGAAAATGAAGAAGGTGTGGAAAATGCTAAAGAAATAGCAGAAGTCTCTGATGGGATTATGGTGGCCCGAGGGGATTTAGGGGTTGAAATCCCTGTTGAAGAAGTTCCCTTGGTCCAAAAAAAGCTAATTAAAATCTGTAATGAACTTGGAAATCCAGTGATTACAGCTACTCAAATGCTTGATTCAATGCAGAATAATCCTAGACCTACAAGAGCAGAGGCCAGTGATGTTGCAAATGCTATTTTTGATGGAACGGATGCCATTATGTTATCAGGCGAGACCGCAGCAGGGAACTATCCCGTGGAAGCGGTCGAGATTATGGACCGCATTGCTCAAAAAGCGGAATCTTTGTCTTTCTATATGGAAAAGAATAAACAAGCCATACTCGAAGCTACAATCACCAATACGATGGGAAAGGCAGTTACATCCACAGCATCAACATTAGCCGCTTCCGCTATTTTAACACCTACAGAAAGCGGTCACACAGCAAAGGTGATTGCAAAATATAGACCAAGGTGTCCTATTGTGGCGATCACGCCGTATCAAAATGTGTTCAATCAATTACTATTGGTTTGGGGAGTTTACCCAATTCTTTTAGCCAGTCCAGATCATACAGATGAAATGATGCAACGATCTGTACAAGCAGCAGTTCAGGAAGAAATGGCTCGGACAGGTGACCTGGTGATCATTACGGCAGGCGTACCCGTTCAAGAGTCAGGAACAACAAATTTAATGAAGGTTCATGTTATAGACTGACTAAAAAGGGTTCAGCGGCTTATATAATCAGTGCTTGAACTGATAGCATAAGGTCTCTTTATAATGTTTAAGGTTCCGATTCTAACCATCGATTTTTAGAAAAATACAAGAAGTAAATTTCAAAAGATCTGAAGGTTACTTCTTTATAATCCTTTTTCTCAAAACATTGCTCGAAACCTATTTCCTATTAATCACCTATTATGTTCAGAAACTCGTCCTTTTCTGAACACGGCCGTTCGCTTCTCAAAAGGGCGCTTTTTTATTGCTTTTTCTGTAACAAAACCCTGTTCACTATTCCATGTTCAATAACTTAATAATTTTTATGTTAAGGTACAATAAATTTATAAGAAAAAGCTGCAAGAGGGCGAGTTGGTGTTAGAAATCCTTTGGCAATAAATTTTATTGGTCTACAAGCTAAAGCATCCAAACGAGGATGCTTTTTTCGTTCTAGTACATGCCTATCAAGCTAACACTGATGAAGAGCCATTTCTGTAAGACAGCTACGCTGCAAAAGAAAGGCAGGCCAGCACCGGTTAAATCTTATTGAAAAAGTTCTGCCAAACTTACTTCATTATTGTGACAGCGTGTAAATGGTTTTATATACGATCGCGCAAGATGCAGAAAAAGTTCGAGGAATATTTTACACACTGTCTAATGGTATGGGTTTATACGATCCATATAATGAATTCAAAGGATTACTATACTTTCAAAAATAGGAGGCTTTGCAATGGAATTAACACAAACAGCTCAAATGATAAAGAACTATATTGGTGGAAAGTGGATAGAGTCAACAAGCAAGCAAATAGAAGAAGTGCCAAACCCAGCAACTGGAGAAATCATTGCTCGTGTGCCTATTTCTACTCGAGAGGAGCTGGACCACGCTGTTTCGGCTGCTAAAGAAGCATTCAAGAAGTGGAGAAAAGTTGCTGTACCTCGCCGGGCACGCATTTTATTTCGCTATCAGCAATTACTCGTTGAAAATTGGGAAGAGCTGGCAAAAATCGTTACATTAGAAAATGGAAAAAGCTATAACGAAGCATACGGCGAAGTACAGCGAGGGATTGAATGTGTGGAATTTGCGGCTGGCGCACCAACATTAATGATGGGAGAACAACTTCCTGATATTGCTACAGGCGTTGAGTCAGGCATGTATCGTTATCCTATTGGAGTGGTTGGCGGCATCACACCTTTTAATTTCCCAATGATGGTTCCGTGCTGGATGTTCCCGCTGGCCATTGCATGTGGAAACACGTTTGTATTGAAGCCATCTGAAAGAACACCATTGCTGGCTAATCGTTTAGCGGAGCTGTTTAAAGAAGCAGGGCTTCCAGATGGGGTACTGAACATTGTCCATGGGGCTCACAATGTCGTGAATGGCATTTTAGAAAATGAGGATATCAAAGCAGTATCTTTTGTAGGTTCTCAGCCTGTAGCTGAGTATGTTTATAAAAAAGCAGCAGCGAATGGCAAGCGAGTGCAGGCTTTAGCAGGAGCAAAAAATCATTCCATCGTTATGCCTGATGCAGATTTGAACAATGCCGTAACCAATATTACGGGTGCAGCTTTTGGATCTGCAGGAGAACGCTGTATGGCGGCTGCAGTTGTCGTGGCAGTTGGAGACGTTGCGGACGAATTAATCGACCGGCTTAAACAAGCAGCTGATGAAATTAAAATAGGAAACGGGATGGATGAAGGTGTATTCCTTGGACCTGTTATCCGTGAATCACATAAAGAACGCACCATTGGTTACATCGAAAGCGGCCAAGCGGAAGGTGCTTCCCTAATTCGAGATGGAAGAAATGATGCAGGAAATGAGCAGGGCTACTTTGTCGGACCGACGATTTTTGACAACGTGCAGCCTGAAATGAAAATCTGGCAGGATGAAATTTTTGCTCCGGTGCTGTCCATCGTCCGGGTGGAAAGCTTAGAGGAAGCGATTGAACTGACAAATAAGTCTGAGTTCGCAAACGGTGCATGTTTGTATACAGACAGTGCGAAAGCGATTCGTGAATTCCGTGAAGAAATAGATGCTGGCATGCTGGGCGTTAATCTTGGAGTTCCTGCTCCGATGGCGTTCTTCCCATTCTCAGGGTACAAGAAATCCTTCTACGGTGATCTTCATGCAAATGGAAAAGACGGGGTGGCATTCTATACCCGCAAGAAAATGCTTACGGCCCGTTATTAAAATAGGATGAACAACCATAAAAAAATAGAATGGAGCTGATGATCATGCAAGTGACAGAACAAACACAAAACTTACAAAAAACAGATAAACAGTATCTCTGGCATGCCATGCGGGGAGCGGCGCCTAACCCGGCAAATATAATTGCCACCGGAGCAGAAGGAGCATGGGTGACGGATATAGACGGCAACCGTTATTTAGACGGCATGTCCGGCCTGTGGTGTGTAAATGTCGGGTATGGCCGGAAAGAGCTTGCCGAAGCGGCTTTTAAACAGCTTCAGGAAATGCCATATTTTCCTTTAACACAAAGTCATGTTCCGGCTATTAAGTTAGCAGAAAAATTGAATGAATGGCTGGGCGGAGATTACGTTATTTTCTTTTCTAATAGTGGATCGGAAGCGAATGAAACAGCGTTTAAGATTGCCCGTCAATATCACCAGCAAAAAGGGGAGCATGGACGTTACAAGTTTATTTCCCGCTACCGCGCTTATCATGGCAACTCGATGGGGGCTCTCGCAGCAACAGGCCAGGCACAGCGAAAATACAAATATGAGCCGCTGGGCCAGGGGTTTCTGCACG
The genomic region above belongs to Domibacillus sp. DTU_2020_1001157_1_SI_ALB_TIR_016 and contains:
- a CDS encoding aspartyl-phosphate phosphatase Spo0E family protein, with the translated sequence MNDHLSDLRARVEKKAEMIYLGNQNSLTSPEVIKASQQLDCLLNKLWYEENRFPPDRDSDLLVKPSFLSVEGMVFHRYRSNNRRHYKK
- a CDS encoding CoA-acylating methylmalonate-semialdehyde dehydrogenase, translating into MELTQTAQMIKNYIGGKWIESTSKQIEEVPNPATGEIIARVPISTREELDHAVSAAKEAFKKWRKVAVPRRARILFRYQQLLVENWEELAKIVTLENGKSYNEAYGEVQRGIECVEFAAGAPTLMMGEQLPDIATGVESGMYRYPIGVVGGITPFNFPMMVPCWMFPLAIACGNTFVLKPSERTPLLANRLAELFKEAGLPDGVLNIVHGAHNVVNGILENEDIKAVSFVGSQPVAEYVYKKAAANGKRVQALAGAKNHSIVMPDADLNNAVTNITGAAFGSAGERCMAAAVVVAVGDVADELIDRLKQAADEIKIGNGMDEGVFLGPVIRESHKERTIGYIESGQAEGASLIRDGRNDAGNEQGYFVGPTIFDNVQPEMKIWQDEIFAPVLSIVRVESLEEAIELTNKSEFANGACLYTDSAKAIREFREEIDAGMLGVNLGVPAPMAFFPFSGYKKSFYGDLHANGKDGVAFYTRKKMLTARY
- the gap gene encoding type I glyceraldehyde-3-phosphate dehydrogenase: MKRKVGISGTGRIGRMLIRQILSVANSQLKLEAINSTYPAETVAHLLKYDTVHGTWNADVSVQNGNLLINGNVIQMVSEREPENIPWGSMNIEIVMDATGQFNHRQGAQKHQAAGASHVIVTAPGKQMDLTVVMGVNDHLLDLSKHTILSAASCTTNCVAPLLNILDQAFQVKRGWLTTVHAFTSDQKHIDNPHKDLRRARACTQSIVPTTTGVGKALVDVLPHLAPYVEGISVRVPTQDVSLADLTVQVSREVSIDEIKSVFYAAAHENRYVKYIQEPLVSADFIGCDKSAVVDGLSIMTAENQIKVLAWYDNEWAYACRVIDLAQAVHERMEKAWSFQ
- a CDS encoding GapA-binding peptide SR1P, translating into MVVSVREVALGAIICDRCGKLIDTVDTNKVHIYYSRCKDEQCNNQKQK